From Amia ocellicauda isolate fAmiCal2 chromosome 12, fAmiCal2.hap1, whole genome shotgun sequence, a single genomic window includes:
- the scyl1 gene encoding N-terminal kinase-like protein: MWSFFARDPVKDFPYEILPDTQEPAGIWTLHRGKRKVTGEPVSVFVFELRPGGEEQMAVAKAALKRMKTLRHPNILAFADGLETDKSLYVVTEPVTPLSAHLKAQAEAGGAKELEVSWGLHQIVKALSFVVNDCHLLHNDLGLWSVFVDRAGEWKLGGLEHMTSSQGDAPPSRRQTPDLEKYDPPEAAGTGPKTAGDKWSADVWRLGCLIWEVFNGPLPRATALRSLGKIPKQLVPHYCELVGANPKARPNPARFLLNCRGPGGFMNNSFVETNLFLEEIQIKDPAEKQKFFQALSDDLDSFPEDFCRHKVLPQLLTAFEFGNAGAVILTPLFKVGKLLSGEEYQQKIIPVIVKMFSSTDRAMRIRLLQQMEQFIQFLNEAAVNSQIFPHVVHGFTDTNPAIREQTVKSMLLLAPKLNEANLNMELMRHFARLQARDDQGPIRCNTTVCLGKIAPYLNAMTRQRVLISAFSRATKDPFSASRAAGVLGFAATHSYYSAADSACRVLPALCTLTIDPDKSVRDQAFKAIKSFLTKLEAVSEDPSKLAELEKDMQSAAGGATAASWAGWAVTGVSSLTSKLIRTAPGAAEGGGAPDIAPPTPPSAAATAPAATVPAPAGSPQDGRGRGFETQKDTPRPAPSTLIDQWAAAKGVEEEEEPVSDRWEDEDWGSLEEPDNSRAQEADDWNSSDWLAMSSVTRKTNERKVGGSSSTAMKKQSSDWSSSGWEADDSWSNEKEAEGHSQSSPGEEGWGQEWEDDLGSQGEAPSSSSAAPTATGPPLPEGTRPASEYNWESGAGGAVGGSQTDFFSGISQRATPGNMKSEDTWGADPGGEWGAEDNWESLEADQGLTKAELAKKRREERRKELEAKRAERKAAKGPLKLGARKLD; encoded by the exons ATGTGGTCCTTTTTCGCTCGGGATCCCGTCAAAGACTTTCCGTACGAGATCTTACCGGACACCCAGGAGCCGGCCGGGATATGGACTCTGCACCGGGGAAAGCGGAAG gtgacTGGGGAGCCGgtgtcagtgtttgtgttcGAGCTGCGCCCTGGCGGCGAGGAGCAGATGGCAGTGGCCAAGGCGGCACTCAAACGCATGAAAACCCTGAGGCATCCTAACATCCTGGCCTTCGCAGATGGACTGGAG ACGGACAAGTCTCTGTATGTGGTGACGGAGCCCGTGACCCCCCTCTCTGCCCACCTGAAGGCGCAAGCGGAGGCAGGGGGTGCCAAAGAGCTGGAGGTGTCCTGGGGGCTGCATCAGATCGTG AAAGCCCTCAGTTTCGTGGTGAACGACTGCCACCTGTTGCACAATGACCTGGGGCTGTGGTCGGTTTTTGTGGACCGTGCTGGGGAGTGGAAGCTGGGGGGGCTGGAGCACATGACATCCAGCCAGGGCGACGCCCCCCCCAGCAGGCGGCAGACACCTGACCTGGAGAAGTACGACCCCCCCGAGGCTGCAGGCACCGGGCCCAAGACCGCAGGCGACAAATG GTCTGCGGACGTGTGGCGGCTGGGATGTCTGATCTGGGAGGTGTTTAACGGCCCTTTGCCCCGTGCCACTGCGCTCAGGTCCCTAGGCAAG ATACCCAAGCAGCTGGTCCCTCATTACTGTGAGCTTGTGGGGGCCAACCCCAAAGCCCGGCCCAACCCGGCCCGCTTCCTGCTGAACTGTCGCGGCCCCGGGGGCTTCATGAACAACAGCTTCGTGGAGACCAACCTGTTcctggaggagatccag aTCAAGGACCCAGCAGAGAAGCAGAAATTCTTCCAGGCTCTGAGTGACGACCTGGACTCGTTCCCTGAGGATTTCTGCCGGCACAAGGTGCTCCCACAGCTGCTCACCGCCTTTGAGTTCGGCAATGCCGGCGCCGTCATCCTCACCCCACTCTTCAAG GTAGGGAAGCTCCTCAGTGGGGAAGAGTACCAGCAGAAGATCATCCCAGTCATTGTGAAGATGTTCTCCTCCACAGACAGAGCCATGCGCATCCGGCTGCTGCAGCAG atgGAGCAGTTTATTCAATTCCTGAACGAGGCGGCAGTGAACTCCCAGATCTTCCCCCACGTGGTTCACGGCTTCACCGACACCAACCCAGCCATTCGTGAGCAGACTGTCAAG tccATGCTGCTTTTGGCCCCCAAGCTGAACGAGGCGAATCTCAACATGGAGCTCATGCGCCACTTCGCCCGCCTGCAGGCCCGTGACGACCAGGGCCCCATCCGCTGCAACACCACCGTGTGCCTGGGCAAGATCGCCCCCTACCTCAACGCTATG acCCGGCAGCGGGTGCTGATCTCGGCGTTCTCTCGCGCCACCAAGGACCCCTTCAGTGCGTCGCGGGCAGCCGGGGTGCTGGGCTTCGCTGCCACACACAGCTACTACTCTGCCGCAGACAGCGCCTGCAGGGTCCTGCCCGCCCTGTGCACACTGACTATCGACCCCGACAAGAGTGTTCGGGATcag GCTTTTAAAGCCATCAAGAGCTTTCTCACTAAGCTGGAGGCCGTGTCTGAAGACCCCTCGAAGCTGGCTGAGCTCG AGAAGGATATGCAGTCTGCCGCGGGGGGCGCGACGGCGGCCAGCTGGGCGGGCTGGGCCGTCACGGGGGTCTCATCCCTGACCTCCAAGCTCATCCGCACCGCCCCTGGGGCCGCAGAGGGGGGGGGTGCTCCCGACATCGCCCCTCCTACCCCCCCCTCCGCTGCCGCCACTGCTCCTGCCGCCACCGTCCCCGCCCCCGCAGGGTCCCCCCAGGACGGCCGGGGCCGAG GGTTTGAAACTCAGAAGGACACGCCCCGGCCCGCCCCTTCCACCCTCATTGACCAGTGGGCTGCCGCCAAGGgagtggaggaagaggaggagccaGTGAGCGACCGCTGGGAGGATGAGGATTGGGGGAGCCTGGAG GAGCCCGATAATTCCAGAGCTCAGGAAGCTGACGACTGGAACTCCTCCGATTGGTTGGCGATGTCGTCAGTCACCAGGAAAACCAATGAGagaaaa GTGGGCGGGTCCTCCTCCACCGCCATGAAGAAACAGAGCTCTGATTGGAGCAGCTCGGGCTGGGAAGCGGATGACAGCTGGTCCAATGAGAAGGAGGCAGAAGGGCACAGTCAGAGCTCGCCGGGGGAGGAGGGCTGGGGGCAGGAGTGGGAGGACGACCTGGGCTCGCAGGGGGAGGCACCCTCGTCGTCGTCCGCAGCGCCCACTGCCACGGGCCCCCCACTGCCTGAGGGCACGAGGCCAGCCAGCGAGTATAACTGGGAGAGCGGGGCAGGGGGCGCCGTCGGGGGCTCCCAGACTGACTTCTTCTCTGGGATTTCACAGAGAGCGACCCCCGGGAACATg AAGAGTGAGGATACCTGGGGGGCAGAccctgggggggagtggggagCCGAGGACAACTGGGAGTCCCTGGAGGCCGATCAGG GCCTCACTAAGGCTGAACTGGCCAAGAAGAGGCGCGAGGAGAGGAGGAAGGAGCTGGAGGCCAAGCGGGCAGAGAGGAAGGCGGCTAAGGGTCCTCTGAAGCTGGGCGCCCGCAAACTTGACTGA